A region of Chitinophaga horti DNA encodes the following proteins:
- a CDS encoding TonB-dependent receptor, translating to MRWTAIIMLAACLSVSAKGVSQQVSLSVKNAPLNSVFMAIQQQTGLSFLCEEELVEKAPPITLHVRNGELGAVIERCFAGTPITWSLVEKTIVIKRKPVMRNIVADTAVVIAGTVTNAKGEVLIGATIKQKNTLNGVTANEKGYYMLKVPPHSTIVISSIGYLPQEQPVGTERTINVVLQEDKKALDEVVVVAYGQKQRKIATLGAQSSLSVQELKQPVANITTVLAGRISGIVGVQRSAEPGLDGADLWIRGIATLNSDASRPMIMVDGVERSFNNLDPNDIESFTILKDASSTSVYGVKGANGVILITTKRGRAGKTDINIDFYQGITNFTRVPDIADGVTYMQMANEASVTRGGTPIFSEEAIRKTHTQEDPYLFPNVNWMNELFNKFGNNRKANLNIRGGSDKATYYVSASFYDEKGLFKTDNLQKYDSKIAFTRYNFTSSLNIKATKTTNIDLNIKGWISNGNYPGTGTSDIFAKAFDTYPILYPVMYPDGKEPFTSTGGGASNPYALLTNRGYVTTYGNQINSDISVRQDLSGWTKGLSARMLYSFDAANENRMSRTKSPYTYYARNRDANGDLVYERTDNNSGSEYLGFSRSSGGSRQFYFEGALNYDNTFGLHNVGGLLLYNQNDRISATAGDLIGSLPYRSLGMVARATYGYDDRYLAEVSFGYNGAENFAPDKRFGAFPSVALGWVISNEKFFSTLTPYVQLLKLRGSYGIVGNSNLIGGRRFAYIGTTKNLGQFYYGQDRGNGISGIEIQDYPASVTWETSKDLNIGIEFRTLNNALTIQADYFDRKRTNIFLQRSAVPATTGLQSSLLGNLGAANSNGVDLSVEYNKAWHDFSLSARGTLTYNRNEVIENDEPIQPYPWLERRGQAIGQRFGYIAEGYYTQAEIDDKTVARTTGVVQAGDIKFRDVNKDGVIDQNDQMPIGRHAVPQLIYGFGTTLSYKGFSLGAFWQGAGLVDFYLGDSEFMPFKSGAAKGTPYANIKDRWTVENPDQNAFYPRLAYGSGLNFNYGATNSHWVMKGDFLRLKTLDFGYTLPKGSLSKLAVQRLRIYFIGYNLLTFSPFKLYDPELGSGSGTRYPNIKTYSVGFNVSF from the coding sequence ATGAGATGGACCGCTATCATAATGCTGGCCGCATGCCTGTCTGTGAGCGCCAAGGGCGTATCGCAACAGGTGTCACTGTCTGTTAAAAATGCGCCGCTGAATAGTGTATTTATGGCCATTCAGCAGCAAACGGGTCTTTCTTTCCTTTGCGAAGAAGAGCTGGTGGAGAAGGCCCCGCCGATTACCCTCCATGTTCGGAATGGCGAACTGGGAGCGGTGATAGAACGTTGTTTCGCCGGTACGCCGATCACCTGGTCGCTGGTAGAAAAGACGATCGTGATTAAACGAAAGCCCGTGATGCGCAACATCGTGGCCGATACGGCCGTGGTGATAGCCGGCACCGTGACCAACGCAAAAGGGGAGGTGCTGATCGGCGCTACCATTAAGCAGAAGAACACGCTGAACGGGGTAACAGCCAACGAAAAGGGCTATTACATGTTGAAAGTGCCGCCGCATTCGACCATCGTTATTTCCAGCATCGGCTACCTGCCACAGGAGCAGCCTGTAGGCACGGAGCGTACGATCAACGTGGTGTTGCAGGAAGATAAAAAGGCGCTGGACGAGGTCGTGGTAGTCGCATACGGACAAAAGCAACGTAAGATCGCCACATTGGGGGCGCAGTCGAGCCTTTCCGTGCAGGAATTGAAACAGCCCGTAGCAAACATTACCACCGTATTGGCCGGACGTATATCCGGCATCGTAGGCGTACAACGCAGTGCGGAACCTGGATTGGATGGCGCCGACCTGTGGATACGCGGTATTGCTACGCTCAACTCGGATGCGAGCAGACCTATGATCATGGTGGATGGTGTGGAGCGCTCCTTCAACAACCTTGACCCGAACGATATCGAGAGCTTCACGATCCTGAAAGATGCGTCGTCTACTTCGGTGTACGGCGTAAAAGGTGCGAACGGGGTGATCCTGATCACCACTAAAAGAGGTCGCGCCGGTAAAACGGACATCAATATCGACTTCTATCAGGGCATCACGAATTTTACCCGGGTGCCCGACATCGCTGATGGCGTGACCTACATGCAGATGGCGAATGAAGCGAGTGTGACCCGTGGCGGTACGCCTATCTTCTCAGAAGAAGCGATCCGTAAAACCCATACGCAGGAAGACCCGTACCTGTTCCCTAATGTAAACTGGATGAATGAGTTATTTAATAAGTTCGGCAACAACCGGAAGGCTAACCTCAACATCCGCGGTGGTTCTGATAAAGCGACATATTATGTATCTGCTTCTTTCTACGATGAAAAGGGTTTGTTTAAAACAGACAACCTGCAGAAGTACGATTCCAAGATCGCCTTTACGCGTTACAACTTCACCTCCAGCCTCAACATCAAAGCGACCAAAACGACCAATATCGATCTTAATATCAAAGGATGGATATCCAATGGTAACTATCCCGGCACCGGTACGTCCGACATCTTTGCCAAAGCATTTGATACGTACCCGATCCTTTACCCGGTAATGTACCCGGATGGGAAAGAGCCGTTTACTTCCACCGGCGGCGGTGCTTCTAACCCTTATGCGTTGCTTACCAATCGTGGCTATGTAACGACGTACGGTAACCAGATTAACTCGGACATTAGCGTGCGCCAGGATTTGAGCGGATGGACGAAAGGGTTGTCGGCCCGTATGCTGTATTCCTTTGATGCCGCGAACGAAAACCGGATGTCGCGTACGAAGTCGCCCTACACTTACTACGCCCGCAACCGTGACGCGAATGGTGACCTGGTGTACGAGCGCACGGATAACAACAGCGGTTCGGAATATCTCGGTTTTAGCCGTAGCAGTGGTGGTTCCAGGCAGTTTTATTTTGAAGGTGCGCTAAACTATGACAACACATTTGGCTTACATAACGTGGGCGGCCTGCTGCTGTATAACCAGAACGACCGTATCAGCGCTACAGCAGGTGATTTGATCGGTTCGTTGCCTTATCGCAGCCTGGGCATGGTAGCCCGGGCCACTTATGGTTACGACGACCGGTATCTCGCAGAAGTAAGCTTCGGTTATAATGGTGCGGAAAACTTTGCGCCGGATAAACGTTTCGGTGCCTTCCCATCTGTCGCACTAGGCTGGGTGATTTCGAATGAGAAGTTTTTCAGCACTTTGACGCCTTATGTGCAATTGCTGAAGCTGCGCGGTTCCTACGGCATCGTGGGCAACAGTAACCTGATCGGCGGCCGTCGTTTCGCGTATATCGGCACGACTAAAAACCTGGGTCAGTTTTATTATGGCCAGGACAGGGGAAATGGTATTAGTGGGATAGAAATACAGGACTACCCGGCCAGCGTGACCTGGGAAACCTCCAAAGACCTGAACATTGGTATTGAGTTCAGAACGCTGAACAATGCGTTAACGATCCAGGCGGATTATTTCGACAGGAAACGTACGAACATATTCCTGCAGCGTTCAGCCGTGCCGGCCACGACTGGTTTACAGAGCTCTCTGTTGGGCAACCTGGGTGCAGCGAACAGTAATGGCGTGGACTTATCTGTCGAGTACAACAAAGCGTGGCACGACTTCTCACTGTCGGCCCGTGGTACGCTTACGTACAACCGTAACGAGGTAATTGAGAACGATGAGCCCATCCAGCCTTATCCATGGCTCGAAAGAAGAGGGCAGGCGATCGGACAGCGTTTCGGCTACATAGCAGAAGGTTATTACACGCAGGCAGAGATAGACGATAAAACAGTTGCCCGCACGACAGGCGTGGTACAGGCCGGCGATATCAAGTTCAGAGACGTAAATAAGGACGGGGTGATCGATCAGAATGATCAGATGCCTATTGGTCGACACGCCGTGCCGCAGTTGATTTACGGCTTTGGTACCACGTTGAGCTACAAAGGCTTTTCGCTCGGTGCGTTCTGGCAGGGTGCAGGGCTGGTAGATTTTTACCTGGGAGATAGTGAGTTTATGCCTTTCAAATCCGGTGCCGCAAAAGGTACGCCGTATGCGAACATCAAAGATCGCTGGACGGTGGAAAACCCGGACCAGAACGCCTTCTATCCGCGACTGGCGTATGGCAGTGGTTTGAATTTCAACTACGGTGCTACTAACAGTCATTGGGTAATGAAAGGCGATTTCCTCCGGTTGAAAACGCTGGACTTCGGCTATACCTTACCGAAAGGAAGTTTGTCTAAACTGGCCGTACAGCGCCTGCGCATCTACTTCATCGGTTACAACCTGCTTACGTTTAGTCCGTTCAAGTTGTATGATCCCGAGCTGGGCTCCGGTAGTGGTACGCGTTACCCGAATATCAAAACCTACAGTGTTGGCTTCAATGTCTCCTTTTAA
- a CDS encoding SusE domain-containing protein produces the protein MKRIVFAITCIAALCSACDQNDFETDIHTTIDAPPLLAPEQNTTMVLDRLTNAVLLFDWDKAKTGDYTQAYYKLQIDRESGDFSQPVYTGQTDSGAIVTKLQLTHQQLNKIAATAGVAAGAKGKLKWRIYASNGVVNTTSAETRVMEIGRPLGTVASPNELYLSGSATEAGADLAKAIRMKKLTDGVFEVFTALTAGDFHFVNANTGTPESFIAENGVVLDGAAVASPASAPKPYRITLNFNTGQAAVVEIKSVGLWFAFSNDVTVPLTYDKNGIWQSLNTTVAYTGKDERYKFRVMEADAQGVETVKFYGYSAKDSGGRPTASTPAAYYNLLPADNSQWDFTYKFRQESIRANIYVKFGTGGAYTHEITY, from the coding sequence ATGAAACGTATTGTTTTCGCTATAACCTGCATCGCAGCCTTATGCTCCGCCTGCGATCAGAACGACTTTGAAACTGATATTCATACCACGATCGATGCGCCGCCTCTGTTAGCGCCCGAACAAAACACGACAATGGTGCTGGACAGGCTGACGAACGCGGTGCTGCTGTTCGATTGGGATAAAGCCAAAACCGGCGACTATACCCAGGCTTACTACAAATTGCAGATCGACAGGGAAAGTGGTGATTTTTCACAGCCTGTTTATACGGGCCAGACCGATAGTGGTGCGATCGTTACCAAACTGCAGCTCACCCATCAGCAGTTAAATAAGATTGCCGCTACAGCAGGTGTTGCGGCCGGAGCGAAGGGGAAATTGAAATGGCGTATTTACGCATCTAATGGAGTGGTGAATACAACTTCTGCAGAAACACGTGTGATGGAAATAGGGCGGCCTTTAGGTACGGTGGCCAGTCCGAATGAGCTGTATTTGTCCGGCTCCGCCACGGAGGCTGGTGCGGACCTGGCTAAAGCGATCAGGATGAAGAAGTTGACAGACGGAGTGTTCGAAGTATTTACTGCATTAACAGCGGGTGATTTTCATTTCGTTAACGCTAATACTGGTACACCTGAAAGCTTTATCGCGGAAAATGGTGTTGTATTGGATGGCGCAGCGGTGGCGAGTCCGGCCAGCGCCCCGAAACCATATCGTATTACCCTGAACTTCAATACAGGACAGGCAGCGGTGGTGGAGATCAAATCGGTAGGACTCTGGTTTGCGTTCAGCAATGATGTAACTGTTCCGCTGACGTATGATAAAAATGGTATCTGGCAGTCGCTGAACACGACGGTAGCGTATACGGGTAAAGACGAGCGCTATAAATTCCGGGTGATGGAAGCCGATGCGCAGGGTGTGGAAACCGTGAAGTTCTATGGTTATTCGGCGAAAGACAGTGGCGGCAGACCAACAGCCAGCACTCCTGCTGCTTATTATAACCTGCTGCCGGCCGACAACTCCCAGTGGGACTTTACCTATAAGTTCCGACAGGAATCCATAAGGGCGAACATTTACGTGAAATTCGGTACAGGTGGAGCTTATACACATGAAATTACCTATTAA
- a CDS encoding SDR family oxidoreductase: MENTLKLAGQTAVVTGAGGGLGKAIALELAAAGANLIINYHSGKEKAEAVVKDIESRGGKALAVQADVGSEADVKRMFDQCLAQFGFVDILVNNSGIQKDRAFHEMTLDEWQQVINTNLTGHFLCAREAVNIFLKQGLRGVSRATGKIICISSVHDIIPWGGHANYAASKGGVMMLMKTLAQELAPKKIRVNSISPGAIQTSINKAAWETEEALNKLLELIPYGRIGKPEDVAKQALWLASDDSDYVTGATHYIDGGMTLYPGFADNG, encoded by the coding sequence GTGGAAAACACCCTTAAACTGGCAGGACAAACGGCCGTCGTTACCGGCGCCGGAGGCGGATTAGGAAAGGCGATAGCATTGGAATTAGCGGCCGCTGGCGCGAATCTTATCATCAATTATCACTCAGGTAAAGAAAAGGCAGAAGCGGTGGTGAAAGATATTGAATCGCGCGGTGGTAAAGCATTGGCGGTACAGGCGGATGTAGGTAGCGAGGCGGACGTAAAACGTATGTTCGACCAGTGCCTGGCGCAGTTTGGTTTTGTAGACATCCTGGTGAATAATTCAGGCATTCAGAAAGACCGCGCCTTCCATGAAATGACGCTCGATGAATGGCAGCAGGTAATCAACACGAACCTTACCGGCCACTTCCTCTGTGCACGCGAAGCGGTGAATATTTTCCTCAAACAGGGACTGCGAGGCGTCAGCCGGGCAACAGGTAAAATCATCTGCATTAGCAGCGTGCATGACATTATTCCCTGGGGCGGGCACGCCAACTATGCCGCCAGTAAAGGTGGTGTAATGATGCTGATGAAGACCCTCGCACAGGAGTTGGCCCCGAAAAAGATTCGCGTAAACAGTATATCTCCCGGTGCGATACAAACATCTATCAACAAAGCCGCCTGGGAAACAGAGGAGGCGCTCAATAAATTGCTGGAACTGATTCCGTACGGCCGCATAGGCAAACCGGAAGACGTAGCGAAGCAGGCACTGTGGCTCGCTTCGGACGACAGTGATTATGTGACAGGCGCTACGCATTACATTGATGGCGGTATGACTTTATACCCCGGCTTTGCAGATAACGGTTAA
- a CDS encoding RagB/SusD family nutrient uptake outer membrane protein: MPVAPVCLQKDFLNQVPDDRLNIDDVFKRQVTTEQYLSNVYSQIISEVDWNTGVPWEGLSDELDVTYNNYATYAMNLGNWDRNRGDYNFWTHYYKAIRSATYFLERVDENKELTPETLQNFKGEARFLRAYFYFMLMRQYGPVVLMPEKTIAPDATIEEMSIPRSSFDECVNYVVSEMDKSMEDLPEWQSNTRDYSRIKKAMVMAYKARVLLYAASPLYNGNTDYPDFKNKDGKVLINATYDPQKWKRAADAAKAVIDLPYFELYKEITNGKIDPMKSYKNLFLMDWNKEIIMAKVTDMFSFDKNGSPYKVGGWSSWGPTQQIIDDYFMANGRSITDPLSGYVENGYSTTADAYTTANTYNMYVGREPRFYVSITYNGSKWINNVAGTNNQPITVEMFNGGNSGKYSGANWSRTGYGMRKFVHPSSDLVQNRLAGRMEVHMRLGEIYLDYVEALNEYDYGNADVLKYLNLIRERAGITLYGDPSLPAPASQEAMREAIRRERRIELAFENHRYFDTRRWKIAEQTDGGAFYGMNIEARNNAEFFKRTLFETRIFHKKYYLWNIVQGELNRNKNLVENPGW, translated from the coding sequence ATGCCTGTTGCTCCTGTCTGCCTGCAAAAAGATTTCCTGAACCAGGTGCCCGACGATCGCCTCAATATCGACGATGTGTTCAAGCGCCAGGTGACCACCGAGCAATACCTGTCAAACGTATACTCACAAATCATTTCCGAAGTTGACTGGAACACCGGCGTGCCCTGGGAGGGCTTGTCTGACGAGCTGGATGTCACCTACAACAACTACGCGACGTACGCCATGAACCTGGGTAACTGGGACCGTAACCGCGGTGATTATAACTTCTGGACGCACTACTATAAGGCGATCCGCTCGGCTACCTACTTCCTCGAAAGAGTCGACGAAAACAAAGAACTGACGCCCGAAACACTGCAGAACTTTAAAGGCGAGGCGCGTTTCCTGCGTGCCTATTTTTACTTTATGCTGATGCGTCAATATGGTCCGGTCGTGCTCATGCCCGAAAAAACCATTGCGCCGGATGCAACCATCGAAGAGATGAGTATTCCCCGTTCTTCCTTCGACGAATGTGTGAATTATGTAGTAAGCGAAATGGACAAGTCCATGGAAGATCTGCCCGAGTGGCAGAGTAATACGCGCGATTACAGCCGTATCAAAAAAGCCATGGTGATGGCTTACAAAGCCCGTGTGCTGCTGTATGCCGCCAGTCCGCTCTATAACGGTAATACCGATTACCCTGATTTCAAAAACAAAGATGGCAAAGTACTGATCAACGCTACTTACGACCCACAGAAGTGGAAAAGAGCCGCCGATGCTGCGAAAGCCGTAATCGACCTGCCTTATTTCGAGTTGTACAAAGAGATCACAAATGGTAAGATCGACCCGATGAAATCTTATAAAAACCTGTTCCTGATGGATTGGAATAAGGAGATCATCATGGCGAAAGTGACCGATATGTTCTCATTCGACAAAAACGGTTCGCCTTATAAAGTGGGCGGTTGGTCGTCGTGGGGGCCTACGCAGCAGATCATCGACGATTACTTTATGGCCAATGGCCGCAGCATTACGGATCCGTTATCCGGTTACGTAGAGAATGGTTATTCTACAACGGCAGATGCTTATACAACTGCGAATACTTATAACATGTACGTAGGTCGGGAGCCGCGGTTTTACGTGAGCATTACCTATAACGGCAGCAAATGGATCAACAACGTGGCGGGCACGAACAACCAGCCTATCACGGTGGAGATGTTTAACGGTGGCAACAGCGGTAAATACTCCGGCGCTAACTGGTCACGCACCGGATATGGTATGCGGAAGTTCGTGCATCCCAGCTCCGACCTGGTACAAAACCGTTTGGCCGGACGAATGGAAGTACATATGCGGTTGGGAGAGATCTATCTCGATTATGTAGAAGCGTTAAACGAGTACGATTATGGCAATGCAGACGTATTGAAATACCTCAACCTGATCCGTGAGCGTGCTGGTATCACTTTATACGGTGATCCTTCGTTGCCTGCACCTGCCAGCCAGGAAGCGATGCGCGAAGCTATTCGCCGGGAACGCAGGATAGAGTTGGCATTTGAGAACCATCGCTACTTCGATACCCGTCGCTGGAAGATTGCAGAACAAACCGACGGCGGTGCCTTTTACGGGATGAATATCGAGGCGAGAAACAATGCGGAATTTTTTAAACGTACCCTGTTCGAGACCCGCATCTTCCACAAAAAATATTACCTGTGGAACATTGTACAGGGTGAATTAAACCGTAATAAGAACCTCGTGGAAAATCCAGGATGGTAA
- a CDS encoding FecR family protein, with protein MDQQTITQLLEKYAAGNLSRDEQESLQEWLSDAEPDEFHALLEQSGAPDVYKLYPPMPEALADRIEAGLDELDRPKVRPMRWRLAIAAAVVSIAAVAAWWMFRPAQPATTVQTAPFIQDVQPGGNKATLTLADGSVISLDEAQNGNIGTQGNVKVVKLDSGRLAYQSQGAGGEMVYNTLNTPRGGQFRITLPDGSNVWLNAASSLRFPASFEGAERLVELKGEAYFEVTENVKQPFKVKLNDLTVTVLGTSFNVMAYDDEGLTSTTLIEGAVRLENGHTEVKLNAMEEGRLVKGAQSISVTKADLTKTLAWKNGLFYFEKADINQIFRQLSRWYDVEPVYEGGRPQRRFVGMISRNTTLAGVLKILETAEPNVKFRIEGKKVFIKFN; from the coding sequence ATGGACCAGCAAACCATTACGCAATTACTGGAGAAATACGCTGCCGGTAATTTGTCGCGCGACGAACAGGAGAGCCTGCAGGAATGGCTGTCTGACGCAGAACCAGACGAGTTTCATGCGCTGCTCGAACAGAGCGGTGCGCCGGACGTGTATAAACTATACCCGCCCATGCCCGAGGCTTTGGCCGATCGTATAGAGGCGGGCCTCGACGAGCTGGACCGGCCTAAAGTACGTCCTATGCGCTGGCGGCTGGCCATCGCGGCGGCTGTAGTGAGCATTGCGGCCGTGGCGGCCTGGTGGATGTTCCGCCCCGCACAACCGGCAACTACCGTACAAACCGCGCCTTTCATCCAGGATGTTCAACCCGGTGGCAACAAAGCCACGCTCACCCTGGCCGACGGCTCCGTGATTAGTCTCGACGAGGCGCAGAACGGCAACATCGGCACCCAGGGAAATGTAAAAGTCGTGAAGCTGGACAGCGGCCGCCTCGCTTATCAGTCGCAGGGGGCGGGCGGGGAAATGGTGTATAACACCCTGAACACGCCACGGGGCGGTCAGTTCCGCATTACCCTGCCCGACGGCTCCAACGTTTGGCTGAATGCTGCTTCCTCACTTCGCTTCCCGGCATCGTTCGAGGGGGCGGAGCGGCTTGTGGAGCTGAAAGGAGAGGCTTACTTCGAAGTTACAGAGAACGTAAAGCAACCATTTAAGGTAAAGCTGAACGATTTGACGGTAACCGTGCTGGGTACCTCGTTCAACGTGATGGCCTATGATGATGAGGGTTTGACCAGCACGACACTCATAGAGGGCGCTGTAAGGCTGGAAAACGGCCATACCGAGGTGAAGCTGAATGCCATGGAAGAAGGCCGCCTTGTCAAAGGAGCGCAGTCAATCAGCGTGACGAAGGCCGATCTTACTAAAACCCTTGCCTGGAAGAACGGGCTGTTTTATTTCGAGAAAGCAGATATTAACCAGATATTCCGCCAGTTATCAAGATGGTACGATGTGGAACCGGTATATGAAGGCGGCAGGCCACAGCGGCGATTCGTAGGAATGATTTCACGCAATACCACGCTGGCCGGCGTACTCAAAATACTGGAAACGGCCGAGCCCAATGTTAAGTTTAGAATTGAAGGAAAGAAAGTGTTTATAAAATTCAACTGA
- a CDS encoding RNA polymerase sigma factor — MHPPIENESALLLRVADGDRAAYAVLYRQYFPRLYNFIFFFSQSKEDAEEVIQECLLKVWERRDTLVGIRSFEQYVFRMAKNRLLDLTRRRMTGSRVVARIAENKPGMENYVDDEVLFKQYQGIAMDALSRLTEKKRTIFLMSAQRDMTLDEIATALGLSRAAVKKHLYAAIRQMKDYLKEHAEWSLILLLVAATN, encoded by the coding sequence ATGCACCCACCCATTGAAAATGAATCAGCGCTGCTACTACGCGTCGCAGATGGCGATAGAGCTGCTTACGCGGTGCTTTACCGGCAATACTTTCCGCGCCTGTATAATTTCATTTTCTTTTTTAGTCAGTCAAAGGAAGATGCCGAAGAGGTTATCCAGGAATGCCTGTTAAAAGTATGGGAGCGCCGCGATACGTTGGTAGGTATCCGTTCCTTTGAACAATATGTTTTCCGCATGGCTAAAAACCGCCTGCTCGACCTTACCCGCCGTCGGATGACAGGTAGCCGCGTGGTAGCACGTATTGCCGAGAATAAGCCCGGGATGGAGAATTATGTAGACGATGAAGTACTGTTCAAACAATATCAAGGCATCGCAATGGATGCGTTATCCCGCCTGACAGAAAAGAAAAGGACCATATTTTTGATGAGTGCCCAGCGAGACATGACCCTCGATGAAATTGCCACAGCGCTCGGGCTTTCCCGCGCGGCAGTTAAAAAACACCTGTACGCCGCTATCCGCCAGATGAAAGATTACCTGAAAGAGCATGCCGAATGGAGCCTCATCCTCCTGTTGGTGGCTGCCACCAACTAA
- a CDS encoding lactonase family protein, whose amino-acid sequence MLVGTYTSGESKGIYVYKLDTKTGKATLSGVAEGLKDPSFVAVAPNGKHVYAVSESKSSVYAFDFDKTAGKLQLLNEQPVGSGGPCHVNIDKDGKFVFTGNYGAGSLSVLPIQANGKVGAPVQVIEQTGSGPNKSRQSEPHVHQVVFSPDGKQVFVPDLGTDKIMMYDFTPSAEKPLSPSKQPFATIAPGGGPRHFTFHPDGKHAYIVHEITGHVTAFEYADRQLKAIQTISTSTADYKGSNFSSADIHISPDGKFLYMSNRGDLNNIAIFSIEEGSGQLTLVGHQSVKGRNPRNFMITPDGGLILVANQDTNNIIVFRRDKTTGKLTETGETIAVPAPVCVILP is encoded by the coding sequence ATGTTAGTTGGAACCTACACTTCAGGAGAAAGTAAAGGCATTTACGTTTACAAGCTCGATACAAAAACGGGCAAGGCTACACTGTCAGGCGTAGCGGAAGGGCTAAAAGATCCTTCGTTCGTGGCAGTAGCGCCGAATGGTAAACATGTATATGCTGTGAGTGAATCTAAAAGCAGCGTGTATGCGTTCGATTTTGATAAGACTGCCGGCAAGTTACAGCTGCTGAACGAGCAGCCTGTAGGCAGCGGCGGGCCCTGTCATGTTAATATAGATAAGGACGGGAAGTTTGTGTTTACGGGCAACTATGGCGCGGGCAGCCTGTCTGTACTACCCATACAGGCCAATGGCAAGGTGGGCGCACCTGTGCAGGTGATCGAACAAACAGGTTCGGGGCCGAACAAGTCGCGCCAGTCAGAGCCACATGTACACCAGGTCGTATTTTCGCCGGATGGCAAACAGGTATTTGTGCCAGACCTGGGAACGGATAAGATCATGATGTACGATTTTACGCCTTCGGCAGAAAAGCCGCTGAGCCCATCGAAACAGCCGTTCGCTACGATTGCACCCGGTGGAGGCCCCAGGCACTTCACCTTCCATCCTGATGGCAAACATGCCTACATCGTGCATGAAATTACCGGTCACGTAACTGCTTTTGAATACGCAGACAGGCAGCTGAAAGCGATACAAACGATTTCTACCAGCACGGCAGACTATAAGGGCAGTAACTTCAGCAGTGCAGATATTCACATCTCACCCGATGGAAAGTTTCTGTACATGTCGAATCGCGGCGACCTGAATAACATTGCCATCTTCAGTATAGAGGAAGGCAGCGGCCAGTTAACACTGGTGGGGCATCAGTCTGTAAAAGGCAGGAACCCTCGTAATTTTATGATTACGCCCGATGGTGGATTGATATTGGTAGCAAACCAGGATACCAACAATATTATAGTGTTCCGTCGCGATAAAACAACCGGCAAACTTACAGAAACAGGAGAAACAATTGCCGTACCGGCACCCGTGTGTGTGATCCTGCCATAA
- a CDS encoding DUF4197 domain-containing protein: protein MKRLILPAAALLFTFSGCETTQQILNNLPQTTGTGPGQPSTFQIASGLKEALTIGTQNSTNRLSGVNGFFANAALKILMPPEAQKVESTLRSVGLGNVVDKAILAMNRGAEEAAKAATPIFVSAIQGMTITDAIGILRGNDSAATTYFKGRTTAALTNAFSPVIQQALKNVDATKYWEDVFTVYNRFSKTPVNTNLTAYVTEKAISGIFHEVALEEQKIRRDPAARVTDLLKTVFGSSLATTK from the coding sequence ATGAAGCGCCTTATATTACCAGCAGCAGCGTTACTATTCACCTTTTCAGGTTGCGAGACCACGCAGCAGATATTGAATAACCTCCCGCAGACGACCGGCACTGGTCCGGGACAGCCCAGTACTTTCCAGATCGCCTCCGGCCTTAAAGAGGCGCTGACGATCGGCACACAGAACAGCACGAACCGCTTATCTGGCGTAAATGGTTTTTTTGCCAATGCGGCCTTAAAGATCCTCATGCCGCCGGAAGCGCAGAAGGTGGAATCTACCCTGCGTAGTGTCGGTTTGGGGAATGTGGTAGATAAAGCCATCCTGGCCATGAACCGGGGCGCAGAAGAAGCCGCCAAAGCAGCTACGCCGATATTTGTGAGCGCCATCCAGGGCATGACTATTACAGATGCTATCGGTATTTTGAGAGGCAATGACAGCGCAGCTACCACTTACTTTAAAGGCAGGACCACCGCAGCGCTTACCAACGCGTTCAGCCCGGTCATACAACAGGCCTTAAAGAATGTGGATGCGACCAAATATTGGGAAGATGTGTTTACCGTTTATAACCGCTTTTCTAAAACGCCGGTGAATACCAATCTCACAGCTTATGTAACCGAGAAAGCGATATCCGGTATCTTCCACGAGGTAGCGCTGGAGGAACAGAAGATCAGGAGGGACCCGGCGGCGCGGGTGACAGACTTGCTTAAAACGGTATTCGGCAGTTCGCTGGCTACAACGAAATAA